One window of Oncorhynchus masou masou isolate Uvic2021 chromosome 28, UVic_Omas_1.1, whole genome shotgun sequence genomic DNA carries:
- the LOC135517092 gene encoding ras-specific guanine nucleotide-releasing factor RalGPS1-like translates to MHGSPRMASSKEDLAGPSDVSASVRYNYRRPTCPDASVMVHMPTPPPSRHRKSHSLGNNMMAYGMVESKSATFPIEKPRHLLDDSFLESQSPARHDPHSMAISNGMSLAQEPSLQSLVRIQATSHPAVIGSPIAQHRLRSQPGRRHCK, encoded by the exons ATGCATGGCTCCCCGCGCATGGCCTCATCCAAGGAAGACCTAGCAG GTCCGTCTGATGTGTCTGCCTCTGTGAGGTACAACTACCGGCGACCCACCTGTCCCGACGCCTCGGTGATGGTGCACATGCCCACGCCCCCCCCCTCTCGCCACAGGAAGAGCCATAGCCTGGGCAACAA TATGATGGCGTATGGCATGGTGGAGAGTAAGAGCGCCACGTTCCCCATTGAGAAgccacgccacctgttggatgaCAGCTTCCTGGAGTCCCAGAGCCCAGCTCGACATGACCCACACAGCATGGCCATATCTAACGGGATGTCTTTAg CGCAAGAgccgtcactgcagtccctggttcgaatccaggctacatcacatccggccgtgattgggagtcccattgccCAGCATCGTCTGCGTTCCCAGCCGGGGAggcgtcactgtaaataa